A window of Hemibagrus wyckioides isolate EC202008001 linkage group LG03, SWU_Hwy_1.0, whole genome shotgun sequence contains these coding sequences:
- the hemgn gene encoding hemogen isoform X2 codes for MEETLEEKVPSEVKVPEDDQGGTGRRLRDRDLLRKRKAEAEERATNQAQISKRAKRETNNVPRKKGRPRKNAPVVEQQPETTEVPDAGETVTPSPAEEMVPAPPSAPVSTLDSASFPAQVPAPALDLPQLPAGVSALIPLPVPEVTPEMKPSSEALLQEVLIEDLGPDEEQDKVVPEDKLVINQGFVEEPSDINISEQNKVFSDTVLASPQPDALPGNLI; via the exons ATGGAGGAGACGCTGGAGGAGAAAGTTCCCTCTGAAGTGAAAGTCCCTGAAGATGACCAAG GAGGAACCGGACGGCGGCTCCGGGATCGAGATCtgctgaggaagaggaaggctGAAGCTGAAGAGCGAGCGACTAACCA AGCTCAAATCAGTAAGCGAGcgaagagagagacaaacaacgTTCCACGGAAGAAAGGCAGACCGAGAAAGAACGCTCCTGTGGTAGAACAACAGCCTGAAACCACAGAAGTTCCAGATGCAGGTGAAACAGTGACACCAAGTCCAGCAGAGGAGATGGTTCCAGCTCCACCTTCTGCCCCTGTTTCCACTCTGGATTCTGCCTCCTTTCCTGCCCAAGTGCCTGCTCCTGCTCTGGATCTTCCTCAGCTTCCTGCTGGGGTTTCTGCCCTaattcctcttcctgttcctgaGGTGACTCCAGAGATGAAACCCAGCAGTGAAGCTCTTCTTCAGGAGGTTCTGATCGAAGATCTCGGCCCTGATGAGGAACAGGATAAAGTGGTGCCTGAAGATAAACTTGTAATCAATCAAG GATTTGTCGAGGAACCGTCAGACATCAACATCTCTGAACAGAATAAAGTGTTCTCAGACACAGTGTTAGCTTCGCCTCAGCCTGACGCTCTACCCGGAAACCTTATCTGA
- the hemgn gene encoding hemogen isoform X1, with protein MEETLEEKVPSEVKVPEDDQGGTGRRLRDRDLLRKRKAEAEERATNQWVYGAQISKRAKRETNNVPRKKGRPRKNAPVVEQQPETTEVPDAGETVTPSPAEEMVPAPPSAPVSTLDSASFPAQVPAPALDLPQLPAGVSALIPLPVPEVTPEMKPSSEALLQEVLIEDLGPDEEQDKVVPEDKLVINQGFVEEPSDINISEQNKVFSDTVLASPQPDALPGNLI; from the exons ATGGAGGAGACGCTGGAGGAGAAAGTTCCCTCTGAAGTGAAAGTCCCTGAAGATGACCAAG GAGGAACCGGACGGCGGCTCCGGGATCGAGATCtgctgaggaagaggaaggctGAAGCTGAAGAGCGAGCGACTAACCAGTGGGTTTATGG AGCTCAAATCAGTAAGCGAGcgaagagagagacaaacaacgTTCCACGGAAGAAAGGCAGACCGAGAAAGAACGCTCCTGTGGTAGAACAACAGCCTGAAACCACAGAAGTTCCAGATGCAGGTGAAACAGTGACACCAAGTCCAGCAGAGGAGATGGTTCCAGCTCCACCTTCTGCCCCTGTTTCCACTCTGGATTCTGCCTCCTTTCCTGCCCAAGTGCCTGCTCCTGCTCTGGATCTTCCTCAGCTTCCTGCTGGGGTTTCTGCCCTaattcctcttcctgttcctgaGGTGACTCCAGAGATGAAACCCAGCAGTGAAGCTCTTCTTCAGGAGGTTCTGATCGAAGATCTCGGCCCTGATGAGGAACAGGATAAAGTGGTGCCTGAAGATAAACTTGTAATCAATCAAG GATTTGTCGAGGAACCGTCAGACATCAACATCTCTGAACAGAATAAAGTGTTCTCAGACACAGTGTTAGCTTCGCCTCAGCCTGACGCTCTACCCGGAAACCTTATCTGA